Part of the Henckelia pumila isolate YLH828 chromosome 2, ASM3356847v2, whole genome shotgun sequence genome is shown below.
tatccacactcgcaagtatgtggtgaatccttgacaacaaagcatcgactcctatatgtgtcgtaactgtacccaatcccgacacctgatgaccccaatagagtcggtaaacgagtcaaagtacagtactatcatatagagtctcaatgatgtttcaagtagtaaggactaatggtgtacaaccaaaaccgcggacttatccactcaaataataataaccacttggaaagtccgaataggatagttcgatcattcatcatatgaatatccatttgcatgctttgaacatctccatgtccattaccaatgaaacatggtacttggcatcacaaatgctagtttcaatctcgagcgatccttatccttattagcagacagctcaattgactaggaactgtttagaatatacagtgactataagatgtgtttcataatagtgatctctctttattcactatctcatcttacttacactatagtatattcaaggtctttatcaaaacaacaatagtatatcacaatataacaatatgaagaaagacaaagaaaatgccattaatgaatgtaaattatattaaacaaagattgtttatacatagagtcataaaagcccttagccacaagttggctaaccgggcacccactctttcatatgaCATGTCATATGATGTTATGTATAATGTTCAAGTTCAAGAAATGATTATGTACTCGATAAAGTTTACTAAAAAGTATGATGATAATGATTATGTGAAGATATGATAATGATGATATTTTAAGATGCAGcattatgaaatatttttaagattATGCATGTATAAGtatattcatgatattttatatgatgtgtgcatgcatgtggtttcatgttgatatgtaaggatagaacgtgttgaGCCTATAAGCTCAATagacttaaatggtgcaggtgagcaagaGTCTAATGAGGATGTTGTCCCAACTGGTGGTGAAGGCATATAAGCGTATGAGAGTCCGAGCAGCTAGTATCCGTGACCATAGCttattttatgatattgatGTTTTAGTTTAAACAGTTTTAATTTCAGCAcatgaataatattttatggaTTTGCATGAGTATGAGATATTTTAAGTATGCATGGATTGATGTGAGAATATTATTTAAGTAATATGTTATGAGATTTTCATGCAGGGAATTTTATCATGATTAAgtatttaatgtttttaattgcatgtgatatatgtttatatattgtatattattttatgaaaaattattttaagtatggtatatataaatgtatgggcatatatatatatatatctatatatatatatagtatataaaaaaaattcagtagtagtTTGGGTCGTTTCACGTATTAGCTGAGTATCGAttcatgtttgaattgaatgttTTTGTTCCACCTGCTACTACTTGGAAAACTGATACTGAGGAAACTGCattttatgatgatgatgaagcttCCTTGACTCAAGTTGTGGACAGCCTAAAGAAAGGGAAGACTGGTATTTATGTGGTTGTTTCTTCTCATCCTTTTGATGATGAGCCTGATATGGAGATGCTGGAAGAAGTTGTTGCAAATAGGCCAAATGTATGTGAGAATTCCTCCATATCTGAAGATGAATCTGATGCTTAAGAATGTGAGGAgtcaagtgatgatgaagatggtGATGATGAGTTTGCATCTGAAGAAGAAGTTGGGGATGTTGACGATGGTATTGTTgttgatgttgccaacatcacaGACAACGCAAATAATGTAGAGTATGATTTGACCACTCCCTTCAACAAGTTATACTCTGGAGATGCTGCTGCTGTGTGGCCCTTGTTTGCCAATCGATGGCTTATTGATGAAAATAATATCGACGTTGATGCATATGGCAGGTATAATCTGGTTGAATTTTTTAAGAATCGAAAGCTATTTTCTACTATTACTGTGGTGGTACCTTACATCAGAAAGCCAGTATTGGAATTCTTTGCCAACTTGACCGCGATTGTTGGTGATCTACAATCTGCAAAGTATGACAGAGTGTTCGTGAGAGTAAATCTTTATGAGTTCAACCTTGCCACAATCAATGTTGCCTATGACACCTCGGATGTAGAAGAAGGAATCCACCCTGATATTCATGAAGTTATTGTTGTTCTCGCTGGTGGTTTGATCAAAAAGTTTCCTGGCCGACACTATGTTGCACAATTCACATCCTTTTAATCTGTCATACACAAGACATCCGTGTGTAATTGGACACCATCTATAAACTCCACTGTGGTGATGCATCCACATGCATTTATGTTGTATACTATAGGGACCGGGAGCCATTTCAATTTTGACAAGCTCGTGTTCAATAATGTGCTTCAGTTTGCAGATGGAGGATTGAAGTCCACCAAGCTGCCTTGATCTGCCTTGGTCAGAGACTGTTGCTACTCCTGAAGTTATGCTCGATATTTCCAACACAGGTGACAACACTGATACCACAGAGCCTCCACCTTCTACTCTTGAATTTTCCCTTACTGATATTCAACTACTCATGGCTCATGCTGAAAAGAAGATTTTCCAGGCCCAAGAGGACTTGGAGCTTTATGGAGCCTCGTTGGCAGACTGTCGTGAGAGACTTGACATTTCTGATGAAAATGGAGGGTGATATAGTGCACAAACTTTCACAAACTTCGGAATGCTGAATTGAACATGATAGCattgaagatgaagaagaagtaTCCTACTGATAGTGATCAGTTTtagtttgattttaattttttgcttCTTATCTTGCTTGAGTCAGTTTCATCCTCATTATATATCTCTTCTTGCTCTGATATTTTTGCTTTAATCTCATTGTTATGATCTCATTATTCTAACTACTATGATTTTGCTGACATGTGCTCTAATAAGGTTCACTCCCTAAACAGTTCTTTCTTGTTTTATACCTTCTCTGGTATAAAAATAATAGGATCCCCATGTATTCTAGTTCATGTTACCTTTCGTGTTGTCAACACGAGGGACAACACATTCAAGAGGGAGACTTACTTATTCTGGGGGAGAATGTTCTAACTTAGGGAGAGTTTTTACTTGAACTCGTTTGTGCTTGTTTTGTCCAGAAATGCAAAAAGAgtagattgaaaggaatattaattGCTTGATAATCTTTttctaagtttaaaaatatttaatttaagaattttttctttctaaactTGGTATTCTTCTAGatttaatatttcaatattatcgAGAATTGTAGATTGAATATTTACCTAAATttgttaatattttgatatggtATTGTTGAGTATTGTTATTATCAATTATTATCAAGTTCTGGTCTATTATATTTGAAAGAATCATTTTCCTTATTAACTTTGTTTCCTGGTTTGTAGGACTTTATCTAAAGATTAATTTTCATGCTTGGACTCTCATATGTAAAAGGATTCATGCGTACAAACGAGAACAAGACTTCAGAGTTCAGACGTTGAATTCATGCACATAGCCTTCAGAGAAAAATCAACATAATAATTCAAAGATTTCCGAAGAAATTTTGTAACGGTCATTGCTGCTCTAGCAGTGCTGCGTATGTGTTGGAGAAATCGAAGACAACACTTGTTGTATAGTTTTGTTCGAAGATTTTATCTGTTTATCCAGTTTTGGCATACGAAACTTGCAACTTATTGGTTTTCTTATTCATGCAACTTGGTTTCTTGTTGAGACATTTAGTCTTTATTGTATTGATTTAcgtttttctagtgattatttgaCCCTAAGCACCCATACAATTACTAGTTTACTTGTACATAATTATTTctgattttatttgttttatttagttatttgtGTTTTACTATTTTCATTGCATGTTGTTTTTGGTATTGCCAACTACGGGtgcaaacgagccgagctactcGCGCCGTGAGTAGCTCGgtcaaagctcgactcgagctcgatttgaCCGAGCTCGATCTCGAGCTCAAGCTCGAGAAGCTCGAGCATTCATCGAGCTCGAACTTTAAATATCTGTGTTCAAGCTACTCgataacacataaatatatataatataatataaatatatataaatataatatataaatataatattatatttattaatatatcttttattcatatatataaataatttttgagctcgagctcgaataCTCGAATTATAtacgagctcgagctcgagcacgAAATTTactactcgatcgagctcgagtagttaaatatgagtcgagctcgagctcgagtagtgtgCTACTCGGCTCGGCTGGACTCGATTACACCCCTATTGCCAATACTGTAGAATTTAAGATAAATCGCAATTATCCCTTACAAATTACAATATACATTGAAGCAATAAttactataaaaataaaaaaatacataactTTGAAGAATTTCTCGGAGAGATTCACTTCCCGCAGCCTCCAGCTATCGTGATATACAGTGATTTCTGGGTCTCCCGGTGGCAGGccactaataaataaataatcaacatTCCAACCAAGCAACCCCGATGTGTTTCTCAAAGAAGCTTCAGCGTGCAACCAAATGATTCTTCTGAAACCGAATAATTCTGCTGAAGTGGAGTGTACCATTTGTTTAGGACAGTTCATTCTTCGAAGGAATTTCTGGAGAAGGGAAATCTTTGTTCTCAGGTGGAGTTGTCGAATCATCCATGTTAGAGTTTGCTGGACATCTAGAAGAAAACTTACAGAACTTGCATTTCCAACGCTCTTCAGTTGGAGTGCAGATGGCTTCTCGCTCCCCTTGCCAAAATTCTATGCACGACTTTATTTGGCTCTCGAACCATTCAGGTTCATAATCAAACTGATCTTCACCCAATAATGATTGATCTTCTTGTAACTCATATCTACAACGTGGATTGAAATATGTGAATGAACCCCGTATGATGGGACATAATTTGGAGTAGCAtattatccaaaaaaaaaattttaaaaaaaataaaaatagactgCAATTGACATTTGCCATGTCTTGATTCTTCTGTTACCTCTTGCATAGTGCCTTAAGCAGTTAAGCTATTTCACTAATTTCAAATATGCTTTAAAGAGATATATAAGAGTATATAATGGGTTATAGCTGGAAGAGGTTTAACTATACCACAAGAGAAGTAATTTAGATGGCAAAGTTAACTAATAGTTACCTTAAAAGCAGCTGGTCCTGAGCCCGAGGCAGCAAACAACTACTATTTTGAAAATACCTCACTAAATCATCAAGAGTCTGCAAAACATAAACAGAAAGATTCAAATCAACCAAGAAGGAATATTAATATTGATCTCTATTAGAAGATTTGGttatttcacaaaaaaataGCTCAGTCTTAAGTATGTATTCTGGGTAATCATCTTAAAATATCCAGGATTTCAGATACAGGGATAGGCAATTCCTCACAATATTTTCATATCTTGATTGTCTTGAGGTACACAGCAATCGTAATATCCTAATTGTTCTAATGTTCTATTATTTCCTACATGTTGCCTTAAACATGTGAAAGAAATTAATCATTAATCTCAAATACTTTCGCGTCTTAATTGTCTAAAGGGAGACTACAATTGTAATGTCTAATTGTTTCATTACTTTCTATACGTTGCATTGAAGCTATTAACGAACTTATTCCTTGAATTGATAGAGAGAGGCAATTCGCTAAAATATATTCAagcaaataaataaacaaaaaaaacagcGGAAAATGGAGGTAACGAGGTAGGAGAAAGGGATTCAACAACATGCATTTATCGCACAAGTTGATTTTTTAAAGTATCGCACATACCACGCAAATGATTTGaaattatgaaaataatttttttaaataaaatggcAAAACAATAGCTTCTGGATCTGCTATGGGACAAATTTTTTACCTCTGAAGGAAAGCCTGATTTCTCTGTAACTTGTCTAACTTCGGGAGACAAAATGTGATGTGGATTCAGTGAGAAGTAATCGAAAAACTTCTGTGAgggaaatttgattttttaaagtaTCGCACATACCACGCAAATGATTTGaaattatgaaaataatttttttaaataaaatggcAAAACAATAGCTTCTGGATCTGCTATGGGACAAATTTTTTACCTCTGAAGGAAAGCCTGATTTCTCTGTAACTTGTCTAACTTCGGGAGACAAAATGTGATGTGGATTCAGTGAGAAGTAATCGAAAAACTTCTGTGAGGGAAATTTGCTTGCAACTAAACTGTCCCACAGGTACTTGTAGCACATTAATTGAAGCCTGTGAAAAATGATGTTGATTAAATGACCTACAAGGGAAGAAAGGAAAAAACGAAGAAAATGGAAGCCAAGTGCTTTGAGAGAAATTATCTCACCAAATTCATACCTTCCATTTCTCCTTTGCGGTTCAGCTGGAAGTGTTGCTCGAACACGAGTTTTCGTGTCAACCAATAATGGCATTCTTTCGGACTCCACCAGTGGCATCCGAATTTCATCTATGACTCCAACCATCCACACACCTTCTACAAAGCCAACTCTGAACACGCAATAAGATGAGAAAATATAATAGGAACACAAAGGGATGACTAGCGTCAACAAGATGAAAAAAAACATGGAATGAAAAACTTCAGTCCAAAATTGACATGTTTGCTACACAAAAGCGTAAATAACAAACCATTAAAAGTATAGCCTACACGTACtataaaattcaaaacataGTTTTATAAAGACTATTGAAGTAGAAACTTTTTGTGCACCTTGGGATCTAAGTCCTTAGGTTCTTAGGCAAATCAAACACATCCCCATCAACACAATTAGTAGCTTTTCAAAGGTCCCATTTTCTACATAAAATGAGCCAACCCCTTAAATGATAAGCACTATAGAAACTCGTGTTTTATCTTTTTggttcaaaaattaaatttctgtGGAAGCTTGGTTCAAGAACTCTCTTTTTCCAAGTTATAAACTACCATGTGTCAAGAATTTAACTAAAAACAAGTCCAAATACAGCGATATGACAATGCAACCCTTCTTCGGAGAACACCACTAAAACTTTATATGTAAAATGGCATGCAGCAAGATAGTAAACGCAACTGCTAGAAACTGTGATCATGTTGAGTTTCCTGTTATGCAACTGTCACTCAATTGATTGACCACGTACATCTGTTCAAACATAAGTTCATTAACTTTGGAAACACTATTTGCGTGCTGCATCaaagaaagtttcaaggatgttCCCTTCAATGAAATAAAGCAGAATCAAATGGTAAACATTTTTTAATCATTGACTAGGACTAGCATACTATATTTTTAGTTGAAAAAAAGGCCCAGTTCAGAGGCCAATCAACTCAAATTTTGACAGCTCGCAGATGCTAAATACTATCACAACTTCACATGCAACTATTGAACTGGATACACAAATTAACAAACAAGCCAAACTCACACAGGTAATTCTCGTGTCAATCCCTCGAATAACAGTTGATTGGCACCCCAAATGAAATTCATAAATTTAACCGCCCACATATCTTCAATTGATTCAACGTCAATTTTCACCCTTTTAACAACCTGCAAGCATTGCAAGAGAAGTCATAAAAactgtaaaaaaataaaaataaagacaaTCTGGAATAATTATGGAAACATTTGATTCGATAATATGGAAGGGCCTAAGGAGCAATCAATACCACATGACATGAGCATATCGGTAGGCTATACATGGTTGAAAGAAGAATCATGTAAAACATCTAAAAATCTTTCCACTAGAGGTGAAACATGAAACACAACTGTTTGTCGAGCAACCTTGCACGCACCAATACAATGACGCAGATCATACAAATAAGAATTAGTAGACATACCTCTTCTTCGAGCTGCATATGGCGAGCACTGCCTGCTTTCATAGCTTCGGTGCTTTTAGGTCTGCCAAGGAGTAGAAAAAACTCCATTTGCTTCTCACACCATTCCTATAATAAGCTTTGAAAATTTGTGTCCATATTAAGACATTTATGTCATTTGGAAGCGTAGAAAAGTTTGATTATATGTACTGTACTACAACAAGCAAAACATATCATTTCAAAaaagtaataaaataaatatgtcaaTGTTTCATGAAACTATTCTACTCTTTCAACCCAATACTATGGAACCAAAAAGACAAACAAGAATTTACCGTAGAAGTGATGTCGGTAACAGAAAGGCCTCTCCTTCTGCG
Proteins encoded:
- the LOC140881833 gene encoding exonuclease V, chloroplastic, with the translated sequence MIRSPSTAKFPVEIITDEEMSLIEAALSSAAAAPPSILFDRNYRSITSITRLAKRRLSGCTELGNSDIEDSGRVVGSNSPKSKSRVLESFLHRFRRRRGLSVTDITSTEWCEKQMEFFLLLGRPKSTEAMKAGSARHMQLEEEVVKRVKIDVESIEDMWAVKFMNFIWGANQLLFEGLTRELPVVGFVEGVWMVGVIDEIRMPLVESERMPLLVDTKTRVRATLPAEPQRRNGRLQLMCYKYLWDSLVASKFPSQKFFDYFSLNPHHILSPEVRQVTEKSGFPSETLDDLVRYFQNSSCLLPRAQDQLLLRYELQEDQSLLGEDQFDYEPEWFESQIKSCIEFWQGEREAICTPTEERWKCKFCKFSSRCPANSNMDDSTTPPENKDFPSPEIPSKNELS